TGGTGCCCGCATGGGTTCCCGCGCCTGATGCGATCGTCTTCTTCACCGGGCTTTGTGAGATTGCCGGAGCCATCGGACTCATCGTCCCGTATTTCACGAGGCCGGCAGCGATATCGCTCATCGTTTTCTTTCTCGCCGTGTTGCCGGCGAACATCAACGCCGTTCGCACCGGCGCCACTCTCCGAGGCAGACCTGCGACTTCACTCATGCTTCGCATCCCCATGCAGATTTTGTTCATCGTCATCGCGGGCTGGATCGCCGCAACTGACAATCGCAGCAAACCTATCAGGCGACCTCTTGCTTCGACGACTTCCGAAGGGTTCGGAACGTGATCGAGTACCGGTGCGCTTCGACTGCCGGAATACTGTGCTGGAACTGCCATCTCACCGGACCACGCATCAGGTAAATCGATCGTGGTTCGAGCGTGATCCAAACGAGTTTGCCCTTTTGCCGGTGCGGCTTAAACCGCATCCGACACGCACTGCCGAGTGAAACTCCGATCACATCCTCGAACTGGGGCACATCGCGATGCCACCCAATCGGCGCACCCGGCGGATACTCCGTCACCAGCGTCTCCACCAACTCTCGCTCCGGCACACCAGCAAAAATCGCTGCGCGTTCCTGAATTGGGAAAAGGAATTCCGGCAGCGGCTTCGTCTCAATTGCCCTTCGCGAACTGAAGTCATACTCCCAGCCAAAGTCCGCGATGCGTCGTTTCGCCGTGTGGCCCTGGAATTCGAACGCGCGGAAAGTCAATTGTTTGAAGCACTTCTGAAGGTCCGCCTCCTCCTCGACGCTCAGAAACTCAGGCTGGTAGCGGAATCCCGCTGGTAGGTCCCCAGGGTCGGTCTGTCTTCTAATTCCCATTACTCACTTAGATGACGGTTACTAACGTACCAACCGCGGCGTTAGGAACTCTGGTAAGCTTCCGCTTTTGAGGTTGGGTCCATGTCTGCTTCCCCGTCGAAGCCGCCAAAGGTACTTCTTTCGCTGACAACCCGCGACAACGACTACCAGCAGGCCCATGCTGCCGCAGCCGAATCCGTCGCGGGAAGATTTGGCGTTCAACTCGAGATCGTTTACGCAGACAGCGATGCCGTCGGGCAAGTCCAGCAGATCCTCACCGCCATTCAACGCCGGGATCACGGAATTTCCGCCGTCATCACCGAGCCCGTCGGCACCGCGATGCTTAACGTGGCCGAGCAAGCCCTGAGAGCGGGGATTGCGTGGGGTGTTCTCAACCGCGAAGCGGATTACATTCCCCGACTGCGCCTCACGAGCACCGTGCCGGTATTCGAAATTAGCGTTGACCAACTGGAAGTTGGGCGAATTCAAGCCAAGCAGATGTCCCGGTTGTTTCCCGCCGGAGGCACCGTCCTCTACATCATGGGCCCCCAGGCAACCACCGCAGCCACACTTCGCGCCCAAGGCACGAAGGAGCAGAAGCCCTCCAACGTCCAACTGAAGAGCATCTCTGCCAATTGGACCCAGGAGGGCGGCTATCGCGCGGTCCAATCCCTGCTCAAGCTCAGCACCACCCGGAGCTCCGGATTCGTCGGCATCGTTTCGCAGAACGACGAAATGGCGATCGGCGCCCGCCGCGCATTCGGCGAGATCCACGACACCACCGAGCGAAACGCCTGGCTCAACCTGCCCTTTCTTGGCGTCGATGGCCTTCCCAGCACCGGACAGCAATATGTTCACCGCAAGCTTCTAACCGCAACGGTTGTCACTCCGGCCGTAGCCGGCATCGCGCTGGAAACATTCATGAACTGGTGGAACCACAAGCAGGGGACACCCGAGCGGTTGCTGGTGCCATCAATTTCGTATCCAGCGGTGGAAACACTGCAGCGGTAGGGACGGGGTAGCCTGGTGCCGTTCACTCCCATGTGATTCGATTCAGGATTCTCCGTAGCCGCTTTGCCTTCTCCGGGTTCACACTTTCCACGAAGCTGACTCTTCCTTCCAGATTCAAACGGAATCGGGGATGACCCGGTTCTGGCTCTCGGGCCCGTACCGAACGCAGTTAGTGAGTATTGCTTTCAGCCGATCGAAATCTGTACGCCTGACGTTTGCGTGCTCATTGACCACCAGCCCAGTCAGTCCTTGCCGGACGCCTTTCTTCATAAGGCGAGTTTTGCGGAAGTTCACCGTAAAACCCTCTTCCAGCAGGATGGCGCCGACATGCGTTGCGAATCGTTCGACGGATCGCTCGAACTCCCTGTCGCCGGAAAACGCGAGATCATCGGCGTAGCGCGTGTAGTCTGCACCTGCCGCCATGGCGAGTCCAGTCAGCCGGCAGTCCAGCCTGTAGCAGCACGCGTTAGCCAGCGTTGGTGAGGTCGGCGCACCCTGCGGCAAATGCGGACGCGCATACACATCGCGCACCTCTCGCCAGTGCGCCGCACTCACGTCGATTGGCTTGTTCTTCCAAATGTGGAACGGCACCGCATGCGTGCAAATCCCTCCCAGTCTGTCCGCAACTGGTTCTGGGTAGCCGAGAGTACGAAAGAGGGTCTGTATCCTCGCCGCACGAAACGTCGGAAAGAAGTTACTGAGGTCCATCTTCAGCACCACTTGGCGCGCCGTATGAGGTTCGATACACGTTCTGATCGAGCGTCCTCTCACAAACCCATGTGCTGCCTGGTGCGGAGGAATCTTGTCGAGGATTTGTGTCAGGATCTGCCGTTGAAGATTTTTGAGCCGCGTTTTTGGTGATTCAATCAGGCGAACAGTGCCTGATTTTTTCGTGAGCACGCGGTAGCTGTAGTGCGATGCCGGCGAACGATCGCGGCGGTAGTCGAGTCCTTTCAGTTCAGAAAACCACTCCAATTCAGCAGCGCTTACGTTCAGCCATTCCGCCAGCGCTCCGATCGACTCGAGTCCCGGAAGGTTCCAGTTGGCAGCGGCAGAAACCGGTCTCATCGGCTGCGGTTCCGTCAGCCACTGAGTAATCGACAATCGCCTGCGATGTTTGAGCCATGATCGCCAGAATCCAGCATCGCGCAACAGAAACTTGAGCACGTCCTGCTGCCCCGGAGTCGCTTGTCCGGCTACGGCCTTTAGAAATCTCCGAGCAGGCGCGCGCAACCAGGGGCATGCTTTTCCAAAAAGGCGGCTCCCTCGTGCAACGATTGCATCCGGCGCGAGTTCGCCGGAGAGAAATACCTTGGCCAGTACTTGTAACCGCAACCGGTCAGAGGACATGGAGAAGGTGAAGGCGGAGCGCAGCAACCAGTCTCACCCTGCGTGA
The sequence above is a segment of the Terriglobales bacterium genome. Coding sequences within it:
- a CDS encoding sugar ABC transporter substrate-binding protein, which encodes MSASPSKPPKVLLSLTTRDNDYQQAHAAAAESVAGRFGVQLEIVYADSDAVGQVQQILTAIQRRDHGISAVITEPVGTAMLNVAEQALRAGIAWGVLNREADYIPRLRLTSTVPVFEISVDQLEVGRIQAKQMSRLFPAGGTVLYIMGPQATTAATLRAQGTKEQKPSNVQLKSISANWTQEGGYRAVQSLLKLSTTRSSGFVGIVSQNDEMAIGARRAFGEIHDTTERNAWLNLPFLGVDGLPSTGQQYVHRKLLTATVVTPAVAGIALETFMNWWNHKQGTPERLLVPSISYPAVETLQR
- a CDS encoding alpha-ketoglutarate-dependent dioxygenase AlkB → MGIRRQTDPGDLPAGFRYQPEFLSVEEEADLQKCFKQLTFRAFEFQGHTAKRRIADFGWEYDFSSRRAIETKPLPEFLFPIQERAAIFAGVPERELVETLVTEYPPGAPIGWHRDVPQFEDVIGVSLGSACRMRFKPHRQKGKLVWITLEPRSIYLMRGPVRWQFQHSIPAVEAHRYSITFRTLRKSSKQEVA
- a CDS encoding reverse transcriptase family protein, whose protein sequence is MLRSAFTFSMSSDRLRLQVLAKVFLSGELAPDAIVARGSRLFGKACPWLRAPARRFLKAVAGQATPGQQDVLKFLLRDAGFWRSWLKHRRRLSITQWLTEPQPMRPVSAAANWNLPGLESIGALAEWLNVSAAELEWFSELKGLDYRRDRSPASHYSYRVLTKKSGTVRLIESPKTRLKNLQRQILTQILDKIPPHQAAHGFVRGRSIRTCIEPHTARQVVLKMDLSNFFPTFRAARIQTLFRTLGYPEPVADRLGGICTHAVPFHIWKNKPIDVSAAHWREVRDVYARPHLPQGAPTSPTLANACCYRLDCRLTGLAMAAGADYTRYADDLAFSGDREFERSVERFATHVGAILLEEGFTVNFRKTRLMKKGVRQGLTGLVVNEHANVRRTDFDRLKAILTNCVRYGPESQNRVIPDSV
- a CDS encoding DoxX family protein, which codes for MAVLGVLLVSWMIFRVLGFLGVRMFNSWRDSARFALALMLLFTAAAHFTSMKADLVRMVPAWVPAPDAIVFFTGLCEIAGAIGLIVPYFTRPAAISLIVFFLAVLPANINAVRTGATLRGRPATSLMLRIPMQILFIVIAGWIAATDNRSKPIRRPLASTTSEGFGT